In bacterium, the following are encoded in one genomic region:
- a CDS encoding PfkB family carbohydrate kinase — protein sequence MIFREGFACAGPWLIEQVHEIEQFPREGGHATVNHEAKAIGGVFGVIAALRRLQAELPLYALGLLGEDDNGHVILDACHELDVDTFQLLVDEQARTASATVMQSLRSGRRTSFHSAGANDLLDLAHFDFRHCLASWFHLHDLAQLAILGDLDRAGMPARALFQSAQGAGMTTSLFCGELHAPGQAMGMLAMLDNVDYLLLTAKALAQCTGLPAERAVSWPRAELNAAAEELVATGGLRSLAVAGEAGICIVHRAGHCEWQEGRPAGGEGRAAVWCAAFIYDCYCRERQAVTE from the coding sequence ATGATCTTCCGTGAAGGCTTTGCCTGTGCCGGCCCGTGGTTGATCGAACAAGTGCATGAGATTGAACAGTTTCCCCGGGAAGGCGGCCACGCAACCGTCAACCATGAAGCAAAAGCAATCGGCGGGGTGTTCGGAGTGATCGCGGCCTTGCGGCGCTTGCAGGCCGAATTGCCGTTGTATGCCCTTGGCCTGCTGGGAGAAGACGACAACGGCCATGTGATTCTCGACGCCTGCCATGAGCTTGACGTCGACACTTTTCAGTTGCTGGTCGATGAGCAAGCGCGCACCGCCAGCGCCACGGTGATGCAGTCACTCCGCAGTGGCCGGCGCACCAGCTTTCACAGCGCCGGCGCCAACGACCTGCTCGACCTGGCGCATTTTGATTTTCGCCATTGCCTGGCGAGTTGGTTTCACCTGCACGATCTGGCGCAGCTTGCCATTCTCGGCGATTTGGATCGCGCCGGCATGCCGGCGCGCGCCCTCTTCCAGAGCGCGCAAGGTGCCGGAATGACGACTTCGCTTTTTTGCGGCGAGCTGCATGCGCCGGGCCAGGCCATGGGCATGCTCGCGATGCTCGATAATGTCGATTATCTGTTGCTCACTGCGAAGGCGCTGGCACAATGCACGGGCCTGCCGGCTGAACGCGCAGTTTCCTGGCCGCGCGCCGAATTGAATGCAGCCGCCGAAGAACTCGTCGCAACCGGTGGCTTGCGCAGCCTGGCGGTTGCCGGTGAGGCCGGCATTTGTATCGTGCACCGCGCCGGGCATTGTGAGTGGCAGGAAGGCAGGCCGGCCGGCGGGGAAGGGAGAGCGGCCGTGTGGTGTGCCGCGTTTATTTATGATTGCTATTGCCGCGAGCGCCAGGCGGTGACGGAATAG